In Streptomyces ambofaciens ATCC 23877, a single genomic region encodes these proteins:
- a CDS encoding aminopeptidase P family protein, whose protein sequence is MTGSTPAAHFTADDYRARMERATRAAADAGLSGLLVAPGPDLVWLTGYAPTAATERLTLLVLAPGQDPVLVVPTLEAPDAEKAVGAPALTLRDWTDGKDPYAATAALLADSGRFGISDNAWAMHLLALQRALPGTSYASLTEALPMLRAVKDAAELELLAAAGAAADAAFEEIRTVRFGGRRESEVAADLAGLLRRFGHSQVDFTIVASGPNGANPHHEVGDRVIEDGDMIVLDFGGLKDGYGSDTSRTVHVGEPTDEERRVHDLVREAQEAGFRAVRPGVACQEVDRAARAVIADGGYGEYFIHRTGHGIGVTTHEPPYMIEGEEQPLVPGMCFSVEPGVYLPGRFGVRIEDIVTVTEDGGRRLNDTTREMVTVE, encoded by the coding sequence ATGACCGGCAGCACGCCCGCTGCTCACTTCACCGCCGACGACTACCGGGCCCGCATGGAGCGCGCCACCCGGGCGGCCGCCGACGCGGGCCTGTCCGGGTTGCTGGTGGCGCCGGGACCGGACCTCGTTTGGCTCACCGGCTACGCGCCCACCGCGGCCACCGAACGGCTCACCCTGCTCGTCCTCGCCCCCGGCCAGGACCCCGTCCTGGTCGTGCCGACGCTGGAGGCCCCCGACGCGGAGAAGGCCGTCGGCGCGCCCGCCCTGACCCTGCGCGACTGGACCGACGGCAAGGACCCCTACGCCGCCACCGCCGCCCTCCTCGCGGACTCCGGGCGGTTCGGCATCAGTGACAACGCCTGGGCGATGCACCTGCTGGCCCTCCAGCGGGCGCTGCCCGGCACCTCGTACGCCTCCCTCACCGAGGCGCTGCCCATGCTGCGGGCCGTCAAGGACGCGGCCGAACTGGAACTGCTGGCCGCGGCGGGCGCCGCCGCGGACGCCGCGTTCGAGGAGATCCGCACGGTCCGCTTCGGCGGGCGCCGGGAGTCCGAGGTCGCCGCCGACCTCGCCGGTCTGCTGCGGCGGTTCGGGCACTCCCAGGTCGACTTCACCATCGTCGCCTCCGGCCCGAACGGCGCCAACCCGCACCACGAGGTCGGCGACCGCGTCATCGAGGACGGCGACATGATCGTCCTCGACTTCGGCGGCCTGAAGGACGGGTACGGCTCCGACACCTCCCGCACCGTCCACGTGGGCGAGCCCACCGACGAGGAGCGCCGGGTGCACGACCTCGTCCGCGAGGCCCAGGAGGCCGGATTCCGGGCGGTGCGGCCCGGTGTCGCCTGCCAGGAGGTGGACCGGGCCGCCCGCGCGGTCATCGCCGACGGCGGGTACGGCGAGTACTTCATCCACCGCACCGGGCACGGCATCGGCGTCACCACGCACGAGCCGCCGTACATGATCGAGGGGGAGGAACAGCCCCTCGTGCCCGGGATGTGCTTCTCCGTCGAGCCCGGCGTCTATCTGCCCGGCCGGTTCGGGGTACGCATCGAGGACATCGTCACGGTCACCGAGGACGGTGGCCGCCGCCTCAACGACACCACGCGGGAGATGGTCACGGTGGAGTGA
- a CDS encoding aminoglycoside phosphotransferase family protein: MTQAPTPTADTVRRLVRSLLGGSAEPETVRPVAEGTASATWWVGTRHVLRLAPDREAAVRQRRELRLRELIRPHLSVAVPKSVAHGEWAPGLTYTLDTRVPGGSGEDHDVSALGEADLAALLGGLREVPARQAETLGVPRAAPRPLETLRQAAERAALRLARADEFDAARPERLTRAATAQLGAQSGAAVLVHHALAGEHLVVGADGRVRGVLGWTDAVLGDPAEDIAALALSVGSPAAVRAATLAGYGARPCLRGLWLARCDALVHLAGALPGGPPTPPGVSTRPLPLLRLRLRRAWEPILLERVTELREDGDGDGTDGPDGTVPGSDADDAGTGE; this comes from the coding sequence ATGACCCAGGCACCGACACCCACCGCGGACACCGTCCGTCGACTGGTCCGTTCCCTGCTGGGCGGCAGCGCGGAACCCGAGACCGTCCGGCCGGTCGCGGAGGGCACCGCGTCCGCCACCTGGTGGGTCGGCACCCGGCACGTGCTCCGGCTGGCGCCCGACCGCGAGGCCGCGGTGCGGCAGCGACGCGAGCTGCGGCTGCGCGAGCTGATCCGCCCGCACCTGTCCGTCGCGGTGCCGAAGAGCGTGGCGCACGGCGAGTGGGCGCCGGGCCTGACCTACACGCTGGACACCAGGGTGCCCGGCGGATCGGGTGAGGATCACGACGTGTCGGCCCTGGGGGAGGCGGACCTGGCGGCGCTGCTCGGCGGGCTGCGCGAGGTGCCCGCCCGCCAGGCGGAGACCCTCGGTGTGCCCCGGGCCGCCCCGCGCCCGCTGGAGACGCTGCGGCAGGCCGCCGAGCGCGCCGCCCTACGCCTCGCTCGGGCCGACGAGTTCGACGCCGCGCGTCCGGAGCGGCTGACCCGGGCGGCGACGGCCCAGTTGGGCGCCCAGAGCGGCGCGGCCGTCCTCGTCCACCACGCGCTGGCCGGGGAGCACCTCGTGGTCGGCGCCGACGGCCGGGTGCGCGGTGTCCTCGGCTGGACCGACGCGGTCCTCGGCGACCCGGCCGAGGACATCGCCGCCCTCGCGCTGTCCGTCGGCTCGCCCGCCGCCGTCCGCGCCGCCACCCTCGCCGGCTACGGCGCCCGCCCCTGCCTGCGCGGCCTGTGGCTGGCCCGCTGCGACGCCCTCGTCCACCTCGCCGGCGCCCTGCCGGGCGGGCCGCCGACGCCGCCGGGCGTGAGCACGCGGCCCCTGCCCCTGCTCAGGCTCCGCCTGCGGCGTGCCTGGGAGCCGATCCTGCTGGAACGGGTGACGGAGCTGCGGGAAGACGGCGACGGCGACGGCACGGACGGACCGGACGGCACCGTCCCGGGGAGTGACGCGGACGACGCCGGCACCGGGGAGTGA
- the treZ gene encoding malto-oligosyltrehalose trehalohydrolase: MQFEVWAPQADRVTLTCDGVTRAMERDPQRPGWWCGEAEARDGSRYGFAVDDGPVLPDPRSRRQPDGPDGLSAVVDQGRYAWRAEWAGRPLPGAVLYELHVGTYTPEGTLDAAAARLEHLAALGVTHVELMPLCPFPGRHGWGYEGVSLWAVHEPYGGPEALKRFVDRAHALGLGVVLDVVHNHLGPSGNYLPAFGPYFTDTHHTPWGVAVNLDAPGSDEVRAYLVESALAWLRDYRLDGLRLDAVHALVDTRACHFLEELSTAVDGLAADLERPLFLIAESDLNDPRIITPRAAGGMGVHAQWNDDFHHALHTALTGESQGYYADFARDPLAALAKTLTRGYFHDGTYSSFRGRGHGRELDRGRVAAHRLTGYGQTHDQIGNRARGDRLAALVSPGLAACAATLILTAPFTPMLFMGEEWAAGTPWQFFTDHTDPELAEAVRNGRRREFAAHGWRAEDVPDPQDPATRERSCLDWSEPEREPHARVLDWYRRLIALRHERADLIAPDLADTRVAYDADARWLAFRRGDIRVAVNLGAEPVAIPLGGRPARVLAAWEPVEGPGADGVLRVPGESSVVLVQE; this comes from the coding sequence GTGCAGTTCGAGGTGTGGGCACCACAGGCCGACCGGGTGACGTTGACGTGCGACGGCGTCACGCGCGCGATGGAGCGCGATCCGCAGCGGCCGGGGTGGTGGTGCGGGGAGGCCGAGGCGCGCGACGGCTCGCGGTACGGCTTCGCGGTGGACGACGGGCCGGTGCTGCCGGACCCGCGATCGCGCAGGCAGCCGGACGGGCCGGACGGACTGAGCGCGGTCGTCGACCAGGGGCGGTACGCGTGGCGTGCCGAGTGGGCCGGGCGTCCGCTGCCCGGCGCCGTCCTGTACGAGCTGCACGTGGGCACGTACACGCCCGAGGGCACGCTGGACGCCGCCGCCGCGCGGCTGGAGCATCTGGCCGCACTGGGCGTCACGCACGTGGAGTTGATGCCGCTGTGCCCCTTCCCGGGCCGGCACGGCTGGGGGTACGAGGGTGTCTCGCTGTGGGCGGTGCACGAGCCGTACGGCGGGCCCGAGGCGCTGAAACGGTTCGTCGACCGAGCCCACGCACTGGGCCTCGGCGTGGTCCTGGACGTGGTGCACAACCATCTGGGCCCCTCCGGCAACTACCTGCCCGCCTTCGGCCCGTACTTCACCGACACCCACCACACGCCCTGGGGCGTCGCCGTCAACCTGGACGCCCCCGGCTCGGACGAGGTGCGCGCCTATCTGGTGGAGAGCGCCCTGGCCTGGCTCAGGGACTACCGGCTCGACGGCCTGCGCCTGGACGCCGTGCACGCCCTGGTCGACACCCGCGCGTGCCACTTCCTGGAGGAACTGTCGACCGCCGTGGACGGCCTCGCCGCCGACCTGGAGCGACCGCTGTTCCTCATCGCCGAGTCCGACCTCAACGACCCGCGGATCATCACCCCGCGCGCGGCGGGCGGCATGGGGGTGCACGCGCAGTGGAACGACGACTTCCACCATGCCCTGCACACCGCGCTGACCGGGGAGTCGCAGGGCTACTACGCCGACTTCGCGCGGGATCCGCTGGCGGCGCTGGCCAAGACGCTGACCCGGGGCTACTTCCACGACGGCACCTACTCCAGCTTCCGGGGCCGGGGTCACGGCCGGGAGCTGGACCGGGGCCGCGTGGCCGCGCACCGGCTGACCGGGTACGGCCAGACCCACGACCAGATCGGCAACCGCGCCCGGGGCGACCGGCTGGCCGCGCTGGTCTCCCCCGGTCTGGCGGCCTGTGCGGCCACGCTCATCCTGACCGCGCCGTTCACGCCGATGCTGTTCATGGGCGAGGAGTGGGCCGCCGGCACCCCGTGGCAGTTCTTCACCGACCACACCGACCCGGAACTCGCCGAGGCGGTGCGCAACGGCAGGCGCCGGGAGTTCGCCGCCCACGGCTGGCGGGCGGAGGACGTGCCCGACCCCCAGGACCCGGCGACGCGCGAGCGCTCCTGCCTCGACTGGTCCGAACCGGAACGCGAGCCGCACGCGCGCGTACTGGACTGGTACCGCCGGCTGATCGCCCTGCGGCACGAGCGGGCGGACCTGATCGCTCCGGACCTGGCCGACACCAGGGTGGCCTACGACGCCGACGCGCGCTGGCTGGCCTTCCGGCGCGGTGACATCCGGGTGGCCGTCAACCTCGGCGCCGAGCCGGTGGCGATCCCCCTCGGAGGCCGCCCCGCCCGTGTGCTCGCCGCGTGGGAGCCCGTGGAGGGGCCGGGCGCGGACGGGGTGCTGCGGGTGCCCGGTGAGTCGAGCGTGGTGCTCGTGCAGGAGTGA
- a CDS encoding DUF1707 and FHA domain-containing protein — protein sequence MTSSFEFNTYPARLSDAERDHALKVLRDGVVMGRLSHDTFIRRMELALAARRLEELAALTADLPTEGRLSRMVFGTVEAVSGFGVRLRRAWQAERLPKLLLPHPGTGHPLRIGRDPASGLRLTHETVSRVHAELSRQGGMWVLRDLSSTNGTTVNGRRVIGAAVVREGDLIGFGQMAFRLATS from the coding sequence GTGACGTCGTCCTTCGAGTTCAACACGTACCCCGCGCGGTTGTCCGACGCGGAGCGCGACCATGCGTTGAAGGTGCTCCGGGACGGCGTCGTCATGGGGCGCCTGTCGCACGACACGTTCATCCGCAGGATGGAGCTGGCGCTCGCCGCCCGCCGCCTGGAGGAGCTCGCCGCGCTCACCGCCGACCTGCCCACCGAGGGCCGGCTGTCGCGGATGGTCTTCGGCACCGTCGAGGCCGTGTCCGGCTTCGGCGTACGCCTGCGCAGGGCCTGGCAGGCCGAGCGGCTGCCCAAGTTGCTGCTGCCCCACCCCGGCACCGGTCATCCCCTGCGCATAGGGCGCGACCCGGCGAGCGGTCTGCGGCTCACCCACGAGACGGTCTCCCGCGTACACGCCGAACTGAGCCGTCAGGGCGGCATGTGGGTGCTGCGCGATCTGAGCTCCACCAACGGGACCACGGTCAACGGCCGGCGGGTCATCGGGGCGGCGGTCGTCCGCGAGGGCGACCTGATCGGTTTCGGCCAGATGGCCTTCCGTCTCGCGACGAGCTGA
- a CDS encoding M14 family zinc carboxypeptidase — translation MDELGTRAAALVARHPRQARLRRVGTSRAGTPLLLLSVGHGSRQALVVAGPHANEPVGGATVLRLAERALADPRLTEGADATWNLLLCADPDGLRRNEGWLSGPYTLGRYARNFFRPGFLEQPEWLPDGPDHAALPETRALLTLQDELRPFLHCSLHGVDVGGGFVELTHDLPGLAQRIAHAAARLGIPRELGAYDTLYWPDLGPAVYRIPPPRRGDLTAAITEAAVESTWCHPRRYGTVTAVVEAPMWGVAAVADGSPPADRDAVLRSVSRTLRHDTRRLQRVLARIRPHLATDPDAAHLLAPVDDYLLVCPRLADAWDPDTDDGTGRSLPPMSTAHLVALRLAGRRLALRTAGLLHQLVTRTGDDPTGVLPELDRLVDEGCADYRDGCAARWIPVARQVEYQTRVVLSAFELAGRHSTAGARSGEPGWGSEAAVPMHLE, via the coding sequence GTGGACGAGCTGGGCACCCGGGCCGCCGCGCTCGTCGCCCGCCATCCCCGGCAGGCCCGCCTGCGCCGCGTCGGCACGTCCCGCGCGGGCACCCCGCTGCTGCTGCTCTCCGTCGGCCACGGCAGCCGCCAGGCCCTCGTCGTCGCCGGACCGCACGCCAACGAACCGGTGGGCGGCGCCACCGTCCTGCGGCTCGCCGAGCGGGCCCTGGCGGACCCCCGGCTCACCGAGGGCGCGGACGCCACCTGGAACCTGCTCCTGTGCGCCGACCCCGACGGCCTGCGCCGCAACGAGGGCTGGCTGTCCGGCCCGTACACCCTCGGCCGGTACGCCCGGAACTTCTTCCGGCCGGGCTTCCTGGAGCAGCCCGAGTGGCTGCCCGACGGCCCGGACCACGCCGCGCTGCCGGAGACCCGCGCCCTGCTCACCCTCCAGGACGAGCTCCGGCCCTTCCTGCACTGCTCCCTGCACGGCGTCGACGTGGGCGGCGGTTTCGTCGAGCTGACCCACGACCTGCCCGGCCTCGCCCAGCGCATCGCCCACGCCGCGGCCCGGCTCGGCATCCCCCGCGAGCTCGGCGCCTACGACACCCTGTACTGGCCCGATCTCGGTCCCGCCGTCTACCGCATCCCACCGCCCCGCCGCGGCGACCTCACCGCGGCCATCACCGAGGCCGCCGTCGAGTCCACCTGGTGCCACCCCCGGCGGTACGGAACCGTCACCGCGGTCGTCGAGGCGCCCATGTGGGGCGTGGCCGCCGTCGCGGACGGCTCACCCCCGGCCGACCGGGACGCGGTGCTGCGCTCCGTGAGCCGCACCCTGCGCCACGACACCCGTCGGCTGCAGCGCGTCCTCGCCCGCATCCGGCCCCACCTCGCCACCGACCCGGACGCGGCCCACCTGCTCGCCCCCGTCGACGACTACCTGCTGGTCTGCCCCAGGCTCGCCGACGCGTGGGACCCCGACACCGACGACGGAACGGGCCGGTCCCTCCCGCCGATGAGCACCGCCCACCTGGTCGCCCTGCGCCTGGCCGGCCGGCGACTGGCCCTGCGGACCGCGGGGCTGCTGCACCAGCTGGTGACCCGGACCGGGGACGATCCGACGGGTGTCCTGCCCGAGCTGGACCGGCTCGTCGACGAGGGATGCGCCGACTACCGTGACGGCTGCGCGGCCCGCTGGATTCCGGTCGCGCGCCAGGTGGAGTACCAGACGCGGGTCGTGCTCTCCGCGTTCGAACTGGCCGGGCGGCACTCCACCGCGGGTGCCCGTTCGGGTGAGCCGGGCTGGGGTTCCGAGGCCGCCGTGCCGATGCACCTGGAATGA
- a CDS encoding SSI family serine proteinase inhibitor: MTHTLTAGAARAGLLAAAALLFTCAAPAHATAERRPAADWLLLTVTPGDARAHAPGTRPGTGTGATRGALLLCDPPRGHAHAARACADLDATDGRIDAIPARDAHCPMVHAPVTAHASGRWRGQPVDYTRTFPNACVLAASTGAVFAWDREG; this comes from the coding sequence ATGACCCACACCCTCACGGCGGGAGCGGCGCGGGCCGGTCTCCTGGCTGCCGCGGCCCTCCTGTTCACCTGTGCGGCACCGGCCCACGCCACCGCGGAGCGGCGGCCGGCGGCCGACTGGCTGCTCCTCACCGTCACCCCCGGCGACGCCCGGGCGCACGCCCCCGGTACCCGGCCGGGTACCGGAACCGGCGCCACGCGCGGTGCCCTGCTGCTGTGCGACCCGCCCCGGGGCCACGCCCACGCGGCCCGTGCCTGCGCGGACCTCGACGCGACGGACGGCCGCATCGACGCCATCCCGGCGCGCGACGCCCACTGCCCGATGGTCCACGCCCCGGTCACCGCCCACGCGAGCGGCCGGTGGCGCGGACAACCGGTGGACTACACGCGGACCTTCCCGAACGCGTGCGTGCTGGCGGCCAGTACGGGGGCCGTGTTCGCGTGGGACCGGGAGGGGTGA
- the lpdA gene encoding dihydrolipoyl dehydrogenase, with amino-acid sequence MNTHDVIVIGGGTGGYSTALRAAALGLDTALVERDKVGGTCLHRGCIPSKAMLHAAELVDGITEARERWGVEASLGGVDWPALVATRDDIVDRNHKGVEAHLAHAGVRVVRGDARLTGARTVRVDGAHDLTARRGVVLATGSRPRTLPGLAPDGRHVVTSDDALFAPGLPASVLVLGAGAIGVEYASFHRSMGAEVTLVEAADRIVPLEDADVGRHLTRGLKRRGVDVRVGARLADAEVLDDGVRARVHTSRGETVTIEAERLLVAVGRAPVTEGLDLAAAGLETDRRGFVVPADWDRLETAVPGIHVVGDLLPPPSLGLAHASFAEGLLVAETLAGVPSAPVDYAAVPRVTYSAPQTAAVGLGEAEARARGYEVAVDVMPLTAVAKGMVHGQGGMVKVVAEQGGGRVLGVHLVGPHVSEMIAESQLIVGWDAEPSDVARHIHAHPTLSEAVGEAFLTLAGRALHRR; translated from the coding sequence ATGAACACACACGACGTGATCGTCATCGGCGGCGGCACCGGCGGTTACAGCACCGCCCTGCGTGCCGCGGCCCTGGGCCTCGACACCGCCCTCGTCGAACGCGACAAGGTGGGCGGGACCTGTCTGCACCGCGGCTGCATCCCGAGCAAGGCGATGCTGCACGCCGCCGAACTGGTCGACGGCATCACCGAGGCGCGGGAGCGCTGGGGGGTCGAGGCGAGCCTGGGCGGCGTCGACTGGCCGGCCCTCGTCGCCACCCGCGACGACATCGTGGACCGGAACCACAAGGGGGTGGAGGCGCACCTCGCCCACGCGGGCGTGCGGGTGGTACGGGGCGACGCCCGGCTGACGGGCGCACGGACCGTGCGGGTCGACGGCGCGCACGACCTCACCGCACGCCGCGGCGTCGTGCTGGCGACCGGCTCACGCCCGCGCACGCTCCCCGGGCTCGCGCCGGACGGCCGACACGTGGTGACCAGCGACGACGCGCTGTTCGCCCCCGGGCTGCCGGCGTCGGTCCTGGTCCTCGGCGCTGGGGCGATCGGTGTCGAGTACGCCTCGTTCCACCGCTCGATGGGCGCGGAGGTGACCCTCGTGGAGGCCGCCGACCGGATCGTGCCGCTGGAGGACGCGGACGTCGGCCGCCATCTGACGCGCGGTCTGAAGAGGCGCGGCGTCGACGTGCGGGTGGGCGCCCGGCTGGCGGACGCCGAGGTGCTCGACGACGGCGTGCGCGCGCGGGTGCACACCTCGCGCGGGGAGACGGTCACGATCGAGGCCGAACGGCTCCTGGTGGCCGTGGGACGGGCGCCGGTCACCGAGGGGCTGGACCTGGCCGCCGCGGGGCTGGAGACCGACCGGCGGGGATTCGTCGTACCGGCCGACTGGGACCGGCTGGAGACGGCGGTGCCCGGAATCCACGTGGTGGGCGATCTGCTGCCGCCGCCGTCCCTCGGGCTGGCCCACGCGTCGTTCGCCGAGGGCCTGCTGGTGGCCGAGACGCTGGCGGGTGTGCCGTCCGCGCCCGTCGACTACGCGGCCGTGCCCCGGGTGACGTACTCGGCGCCGCAGACCGCGGCCGTGGGCCTGGGCGAGGCGGAGGCACGCGCGCGGGGGTACGAGGTCGCCGTCGACGTCATGCCGTTGACCGCGGTCGCCAAGGGGATGGTGCACGGGCAGGGCGGGATGGTGAAGGTGGTCGCCGAGCAGGGGGGCGGCAGGGTGCTCGGAGTCCACCTGGTGGGCCCGCACGTCTCGGAGATGATCGCCGAGAGCCAGCTGATCGTCGGCTGGGACGCCGAACCGTCCGACGTCGCCCGCCACATCCACGCCCATCCCACCCTGTCGGAGGCGGTCGGCGAGGCGTTCCTCACGCTGGCCGGCCGCGCACTGCACCGGCGGTGA
- the treY gene encoding malto-oligosyltrehalose synthase translates to MTPERPDPTVPTATYRLQLQPDFPFSAAAAAVPYLASLGVSHLHLSPVLEAVPGSRHGYDVVDHARVRGELGGEEGLRALARTAREHGLGLVADIVPNHMAMSPRHNRALWEVLREGPKSPYARWFDIDWEAQGGQVLLPVLGAPVGEVLDDLRVDGDVLRYHDHAFPLRDGTGDLPLPQLLDAQWYRPVWWRLARTELNYRRFFSISELIGVRVEDPEVFEATHATVLRLLHEGVLDGLRVDHPDGLADPDTYLRRLHEASGGRWTVVEKILADGERLPAAWPVAGTTGYDALRHVDALFVDPAGYGELLGRYRAFAAPQTDRGGDWAATVRRAAHKVLSFELATEMDRLTRVAHRLCVASPEPALRDRAPWALRTALRELLVRLEVYRPYASVDAASVVTEEAAAEARLAFPVREEGGAVDVVRDLVLGRSGDGPEHVEFRNRFAQTASALRAKSVEDTAFYRYVPLLSATEVGGNPGGPALSPDEFHAYCARVQRDWPATGTVVSTHDTKRSADVRAALAVLTECPERWADVLTEVTRSGDDMPDAQLAWAAWQTVFGLGPAAGERVREALLKHVREAGMYTSWTEQEPAYEDAVARFVAEGPCGTPGERVAAFREALEPHIRANVLGTALTHLTMPGVPDLYQGTEGEYLALVDPDNRRPVRFPPAGDGETGAVSNAGGAGAIAGAGATSAGAGATSAGAGGTKEAVTRAALGLRRRRPEVFGDAATYEPLAAQGPAAAHCLAFVRSGEVVTAVTRLSLRLAEAGGWRGTTLPLPPGRWADALAPGREFTGQVPVEELFTGVPVALLERVGATEEGTD, encoded by the coding sequence ATGACACCTGAGCGACCCGACCCGACGGTGCCCACAGCCACGTACCGGCTGCAGCTGCAGCCCGACTTCCCCTTCTCGGCCGCGGCGGCGGCCGTGCCGTACCTGGCCTCGCTCGGCGTCTCGCACCTGCACCTGTCCCCGGTGCTGGAGGCCGTGCCGGGCTCGCGGCACGGCTACGACGTCGTGGACCACGCGCGCGTGCGCGGGGAACTCGGTGGCGAGGAGGGACTGCGGGCGCTGGCGCGCACCGCGCGGGAGCACGGCCTCGGCCTGGTGGCGGACATCGTGCCGAACCACATGGCGATGTCCCCCCGCCACAACCGCGCCCTGTGGGAGGTGCTGCGCGAGGGCCCGAAATCGCCCTACGCGCGGTGGTTCGACATCGACTGGGAGGCGCAGGGCGGGCAGGTGTTGCTGCCGGTGCTCGGTGCCCCGGTCGGTGAGGTCCTGGACGACCTCCGGGTCGACGGTGACGTACTGCGCTACCACGACCACGCCTTCCCCCTGCGGGACGGCACCGGGGACCTTCCGCTGCCGCAGCTCCTGGACGCGCAGTGGTACCGCCCGGTGTGGTGGCGGCTCGCCCGTACCGAGCTGAACTACCGGCGCTTCTTCAGCATCTCGGAGCTGATCGGCGTCCGCGTGGAGGACCCGGAGGTGTTCGAGGCCACGCACGCCACGGTGCTGCGGCTGCTGCACGAGGGCGTGCTCGACGGGTTGCGCGTCGACCATCCGGACGGCCTCGCCGACCCCGACACGTACCTCCGGCGGCTGCACGAGGCCAGTGGCGGCCGGTGGACGGTGGTGGAGAAGATCCTGGCGGACGGCGAGCGGCTGCCGGCCGCCTGGCCCGTGGCGGGCACGACCGGCTACGACGCCCTGCGGCACGTCGACGCGCTCTTCGTGGACCCGGCGGGGTACGGGGAACTCCTCGGCCGCTACCGCGCTTTCGCCGCCCCGCAGACGGACCGGGGCGGGGACTGGGCGGCGACGGTGCGACGGGCGGCCCACAAGGTGCTCTCGTTCGAGCTGGCCACCGAGATGGACCGGCTGACGCGGGTGGCGCACCGGCTGTGCGTCGCCTCCCCGGAACCGGCCCTGCGCGACCGGGCGCCGTGGGCGCTGCGCACGGCCTTGCGGGAGCTGCTGGTCCGGCTCGAGGTGTACCGGCCCTACGCGTCGGTGGACGCGGCGTCCGTCGTCACCGAGGAGGCGGCGGCCGAGGCGCGGCTCGCGTTCCCGGTGCGGGAGGAGGGCGGGGCGGTGGACGTCGTCCGGGACCTGGTGCTCGGGAGGTCCGGGGACGGGCCGGAGCACGTGGAGTTCCGGAACCGGTTCGCCCAGACCGCGTCGGCGCTGCGCGCCAAGTCCGTCGAGGACACGGCGTTCTACCGCTACGTGCCGTTGCTGTCGGCGACCGAGGTGGGCGGGAACCCGGGCGGCCCGGCACTGTCGCCGGACGAGTTCCACGCGTACTGCGCGCGCGTGCAGCGCGACTGGCCCGCGACCGGCACGGTCGTCTCGACCCACGACACCAAGCGCAGCGCCGACGTGCGGGCCGCGCTGGCGGTGCTCACGGAGTGCCCCGAGCGGTGGGCGGACGTCCTGACGGAGGTCACCCGCTCCGGCGACGACATGCCGGACGCCCAGCTGGCGTGGGCCGCCTGGCAGACCGTGTTCGGGCTGGGGCCCGCGGCCGGGGAGCGCGTGCGGGAGGCGCTGCTGAAGCACGTGCGCGAGGCGGGGATGTACACCAGCTGGACGGAGCAGGAGCCGGCGTACGAGGACGCGGTGGCCCGGTTCGTGGCGGAAGGGCCGTGCGGCACGCCGGGGGAACGGGTGGCCGCCTTCCGGGAAGCACTGGAGCCGCACATCCGGGCCAACGTCCTCGGCACGGCCCTGACGCACCTGACGATGCCGGGGGTGCCGGACCTCTACCAGGGTACGGAGGGCGAGTACCTGGCCCTGGTGGACCCGGACAACCGCCGCCCCGTGCGCTTCCCGCCCGCCGGGGACGGGGAGACCGGGGCCGTCTCGAACGCCGGGGGCGCCGGGGCCATCGCGGGCGCCGGGGCCACTTCGGCGGGCGCCGGGGCCACTTCGGCGGGGGCCGGCGGGACGAAGGAGGCCGTGACCCGGGCGGCGTTGGGGCTGCGACGGCGGCGGCCGGAGGTGTTCGGCGACGCGGCGACGTACGAGCCGCTCGCCGCGCAGGGCCCCGCGGCGGCGCACTGCCTGGCGTTCGTCCGCTCCGGGGAGGTCGTGACCGCCGTGACCCGGTTGTCCCTGCGGCTGGCGGAGGCGGGCGGCTGGCGCGGTACGACGCTGCCGCTGCCGCCCGGCCGGTGGGCCGACGCCCTGGCGCCCGGGCGGGAGTTCACCGGGCAGGTGCCCGTGGAGGAACTCTTCACGGGAGTGCCGGTGGCGTTGCTGGAGCGGGTGGGGGCGACGGAGGAGGGCACGGACTGA